One Carassius auratus strain Wakin chromosome 3, ASM336829v1, whole genome shotgun sequence genomic region harbors:
- the LOC113055131 gene encoding nuclear factor 7, brain-like, whose amino-acid sequence MDSLNVPVEELSCPVCREIFKAPVVLSCSHSLCTECLQKFWRIKGTQECPVCRRRSSRVNPPCNLVLKNVCEPLLKERSKRHSSESEELCSLHSEKLKLFCLEDKQPVCLVCLNSQKHINHTFRPISDVVPSYKEELKNALTSLQEKLTHEERIKGEFEKTTEHIKSQADHTERQIKQQFETLHQFLRDEEAATITALREEEEQKKHMMKEKLEEINTHISALSHTIKDMEEMMKDSDVCFLKKFPVSMERVQISSQPDPQTPSGALIHVPRYLGNLPFRVWKKMQDIVQNTPVILDPNTAHPRLLLSDDLTSLRWSVNKQPLPDNPERFDECYCVLGSEGFNSGAHCWDVEVKESLCWSIGVTTASNQRKGRDFYNTDVWSVQYDQYELYERSGFNIKQYLERVRVYLDYDRGTVSFSDPVSNTHLHTFTNTFTDTLFPSFDSFSPLRILPLNSQ is encoded by the exons ATGGATTCACTAAATGTACCTGTAGAAGAACTTTCTTGTCCTGTGTGTCGTGAAATCTTCAAGGCTCCTGTCGTTTTATCATGCAGCCACAGCTTATGTACAGAGTGTCTTCAGAAGTTTTGGAGAATCAAGGGAACTCAGGAGTGTCCCGTCTGCAGGAGAAGATCCTCAAGAGTCAATCCTCCATGTAATCTGGTGTTAAAAAACGTGTGTGAGCCGCTCCTGAAAGAGAGAAGTAAGAGGCATTCATCAGAGTCTGAGGAGCTCTGCAGTTTACACAGTGAGAAACTCAAACTcttctgtctggaggacaaaCAGCCGGTGTGTTTAGTGTGTCTTAACTCTCAAAAACACATCAATCACACATTCAGACCCATCAGTGATGTTGTTCCATCATATAAG GAGGAGCTGAAAAACGCACTGACCTCCTTACAAGAGAAACTTACACATGAGGAGAGAATAAAAGGAGAGTTTGAGAAAACAACTGAACACATCAAG TCTCAAGCTGATCACACAGAGCGTCAGATTAAACAGCAGTTTGAGACGCTTCATCAGTTTCTCAGAGATGAAGAAGCTGCTACAATCACTgcactgagagaggaagaggagcagaagaaacatatgatgaaggagaagctggaggagatcaacacacacatctcagctctttcacacacaatcaAAGACATGGAGGAGATGATGAAAGACAGTGACGTCTGCTTTCTGAAG aagTTTCCAGTCTCGATGGAAAG AGTCCAGATCTCATCACAGCCGGATCCACAGACTCCTTCTGGAGCTCTGATTCATGTGCCACGATACTTGGGAAACCTGCCcttcagagtctggaagaagatgcAGGACATCGTCCAGAACA CTCCTGTGATTCTGGATCCAAACACGGCTCATCCACGTCTCCTCCTGTCTGATGATCTGACCAGTCTGAGATGGAGCGTGAACAAACAACCTCTTCCTGataatccagagagatttgatgaGTGTTACTGTGTTCTGGGTTCAGAGGGGTTTAACTCAGGAGCACACTGCTGGGACGTGGAGGTTAAAGAGAGTCTGTGCTGGAGTATTGGAGTAACTACAGCATCAAACCAGAGGAAGGGACGGGATTTCTATAACACTGATGTCTGGAGTGTGCAGTATGATCAGTATGAACTTTATGAGCGGTCTggttttaatattaaacaatatctTGAGCGTGTGAGAGTGTATCTGGACTATGACAGAGGAACCGTGTCATTCTCTGATCCTGTATctaacacacatctacacacattcaCTAACACCTTCACTGACACGCTCTTCCCATCCTTTGACAGTTTTTCCCCTCTCAGGATCTTACCATTGAATAGTCAGTAA